The nucleotide window CATCGCCGGTCATGTGGTGCAGTTCAAACACAGCCTGCCACCGTACTTCCAGCACCTGCTCGATCGTTTCGGCATGGGCGAGTTGAGCGGTCTGCGGGAGAAAATCATCAAGAGTGCGATGCAGGGCGGCCAGTTTTTCGCGACTCAGGCTTACAGTTTTGGCCAGGGCACCTTCGAATTCGTGGTGAGCTTTTTCATCATGCTCTATCTGTTGTTCTTCTTTCTGCGCGACGGGGCCGAACTGGCGCGCAAAATACGCGCCGCCATACCGCTGGAGGACAACCAGAAACGCCGTTTGCAGCTCAAGTTCAATCACGTGGTGCGGGCGACGATAAAAGGCAACCTGCTGGTGGCGATCACGCAGGGCGCATTGGGCGGTTTGATTTTCTGGTTTCTGGATATCCCGAGCGTGTTGCTTTGGGCGGTGCTGATGGCGTTTCTGTCGCTGTTGCCGGCGGTGGGTGCGGGGATTGTCTGGGCACCGGTGGCTGCGTACTTCCTGCTCACCGGCGCGATCTGGCAGGGCACGGTGCTCGCGTTGTTCGGGGTGTTCGTGATCGGGTTGGTGGACAATGTGCTGCGTCCGATCCTGGTGGGTAAGGATACAAAGATGCCGGACTATTTGATTCTCATCTCAACCCTCGGCGGCCTGGCGATTTTCGGGCTCAATGGCTTCGTCATCGGGCCTTTGATCGCAGCGTTGTTCATGTCGAGTTGGGCAATCTTCATCGAAACCAAGCCGCATGTTCAGCTGCCTTAAGCGCTGAGCTGGCCTGAGTCGATACGTTGCGACAGGGCCTGGGCGGCGGGTAGCGAGGAGAGCGGACCGCTGATCGGTTCGCCGTCCTGCACCAGGTACCAACAGGCGAGCAACCCCAGCGCTCTGAGCGGTGCGGGAACGGCGCTGCCGATAACGGACATGATTTGAACCTGAGCCATAAGTACCTCCATCAATCTATGGAGCTACCTTACGGATCGGACGCTTGAACGGACAATCAACGCTTTCGATAGTCGTCATTGACGCCAATGAGTCCTGCGGTCAATCCACCACTTTATCGAGCATATGCATCACTTCCTGCTCATTGAGCAGGCCTTTTCGCACCAGGTTTTCCGCCAGCAGCGAGAGAAACTTGGCGCTGCGATGACCTTCCAGGTGCTTGAGTTCGGTCAGTGCGTTGTACACCTTGCTGGAAGTGCACAAGCCGACAATGCGGTGCGGGTTTTGTGTGGGCATGAGGTCGTCCTTGTTTTTATCAACCTGTTGTTTACGGACAGATCCAAGCTTGCGGGCCTGTCATGACATAAATATGACCAACTTTAGCTGCTGGCACTGTCCCGACAGCGACCTTGGCGAGATTTATCCAGACTTCGCCCGGTCTGCGGTCATAAAAAAGGCCCCGCTTATAAAGCGGGGCCTGATGAGCAATGCCGATCAGTCAAGGTGCGCTCCCACACGGGTTGCCTGATGAGCGTGTTACCAGCGGTCGCCACGATAGTAGCCATGGGGAGGGCCGTAGTAGCCGCGTGGTGGACCATACCCGCGTGGCGGACCGTAATAGACCGGTGCCGGGCGGTAGTACATCGGTTGTTGTACATAGACCGGCGCCGGTTGGTAATAAACAGGAGGTGGCTGTACATACACCGGTTGAGGCTGCACGTAAACCGGCTGCTCTACATACACCGGCCGGTCGCGGCCGATAATTGCCGAGCCGATGATTGCCGAGCCGACGATCGCACCAAACACAGCGGGACCTTCCCAGCCGCGACCACCTGCTTCTGCCTGCCCTGCGATAGCGAGAGCACCAATCAGCAAGGCTACTGTGGGGATTTTACGGATCATGATAATTCCTCGGTTCTTCGACCCGGCGCTTGCGCCTGCAATAGGCACAAGTTGTCGCGGGGATACTTCTAAGACAGCGTTTTTTTGAAAATCAGCACAGCCATTGGGTAAATTTTGTGTAAGGTCTGTACCGGCTTCTTTACGGTGCCTGTACAGACAAACCTTTATGATCGACCACAATCCGGTGGGATGGTTAATCCCGTCCATCTGAAAGTGCTATTGAAGGAGATTCGGATGCAGATGAACCCCAACAGAGACACCCAGCTGTGCATGTCGCTCTCAGGGCGCCCCGGCAATTTCGGCCTGCGGTTTCACAATCATCTGTATGAGCAACTGGGCCTGAATTTTTACTACAAAGCCTTCAGCAGCCAGGACCTGACGGGCGCTGTCAGTGGCATCCGCGCTCTGGGCATTCGGGGTTGTGGCGTGTCGATGCCGTTCAAGGAAGCCTGTATTGCGCTGGTCGATGAGCTGGACGCATCGGCTGAGGCCATTCAATCGATCAACACTATCGTCAACACCCACGGCCACCTCAAGGCTTACAACACCGATTACATTGCCATCGCCCAGTTGCTCGAAACCCATCAGGTACCCAAAGACTCGACTTTTGCCCTGCGCGGCAGCGGCGGCATGGCCAAGGCCGTGGCCAGTGCCCTGCGCGATGGCGGCTACAAAAACGGTCTGATCGTGGCCCGCAACGAGCGCGCCGGGCGTGCTTTGGCCGAATCGTTGGGTTACTCATGGCAGGCGGAACTGGGGGGGCAGCGCCCGCAGATGCTGATCAACGTCACGCCGATCGGCATGACCGGCGGGCCGGAAGCCGATCAACTGGCGTTCGACCCTGAAGCCATCGCTGCCGCCGAGATTGTCTTCGATGTGGTAGCGATTCCCTCGGAAACACCGCTGATCGTGCGCGCGCGCGCCGAAGGCAAACGAGTGATCACCGGGCTGGAAGTGATTGCCATCCAGGCGCTGGAACAGTTCGTGTTGTACACCGGCGTGCGGCCGACCGATGAGCAGTTCCAGAAAGCCGTGGCGTTTGCCCGGAGCTGAATTCCGATTATTGGTTGGACCTGTGGCGAGGGAGCTTGCTCCCGTTCGGCTGCGAAGCAGTCGCAAAACCGGCAAACCCGGCTAACGGGGCCGCTTCGCGACCCAACGGGAGCAAGCTCCCTCGCCACAGGGAGCTCGGCACAGCGGGAGCACGGGTCTATTCGAGGCGTGCCAGTCGTTCTTCCAGCGCCGCAATCCGCGCTTCAAGCTCTTCGATTCGTTCAACCGACACGCCGCCACTGGCGCCACGCTCCACCGGATTCTGCCGGGCCGCCAGGATGGCTTCGATATCCGCCGGATCGCCCAGTGCATGCATGTAACGGTCTTCGCGCTGGCCGGCCTGGCGCGGGATCAGCAGCGCCAGACCTCTGGCAATCAGGCGTTCGAGCTGATGCACCACCTGCTCGGCATCTTCGAAGTCATGCATGCGGCCACTGCGGGTCAGCAGCTCGTTGACTGTCTGCGGACCGCGCAAGAACAGCAGCCCGGTCAGAATCACCTGCGCCGGCACCAGTTCCAGTGCCTTATCGACCCGATGTTCCCAGCGGTCGGCACGGCTGCCCATCACCAGTCGGGTGAAGCCGCGACCTTCAAGGGCTCGCAGGCTCTGGCCGACCTGGCCCTGGCTGAGGTTCATCACCGGTTCGCGGCTGGTTTTCTGGTTGCAGGCAATCATCAGGGCATTGAGGGTCAGCGGGTAGGTTTCCGCACTGGTGGCCTGTTTCTCGATCAACGAGCCCAGAATGCGGATTTCCGTGCTGTTGAGCCGTGGTTCGTCGAAGGTCGTTTCTTGCTCAGTGCTCATCGCGCTATTCCCTAGGCAGTCGAGCCGCCTAGCCTAATCCTTGCTGAATAAAAGACAAGTCGCAGGGCGCGCCAGCATGGCTATAATCGCCCCACGCTTTTTTACTCCTGTCACTACATGAGATTGCCATGACCATTTCTCTCTATGCCGCTTCCGTTCCGGTTTTCCAGCAAATGCTCAACGCCTTGAGCAACAACCTGAGCAAGGCTGAAGCCCACGCCACCGCGAAAAACATCGACCCGAACGCGTTTCTGCAAGCCCGCCTGTACCCGGACATGTTCCCGCTGGTGCGTCAGGTGCAGATCGCCGTTGATTTCGCCAAAGGCGTTTCGGCGCGCCTGGCTGAAGTCGAACTGCCGAAATACGATGACACCGAAACCACCTTCGCCGAACTGCAAGCGTTGATCGCCAAGGTCCTGGCCTTCATCGGCGAGATCAAGCCTGAGCAGATCGATGGCAAGGAAGGCATCGAAATCGTTACCCGTCCAGGCACGCCTAAAGAGAAGCGCTTCACTGGCCAGGCTTACCTGCTGAGCTATGGTCTGCCGCAGTTCTTCTTCCATGTCACCACCGCTTACGCACTGCTGCGTCACAACGGTGTGGAAGTAGGCAAGCGCGATTACATGGGCGCGTTCTAAACCGCTCAGGTACAAAAAAGCCCGCCAAGGTTTACGCCTTGGCGGGCTTTTTCGTTTTGTTCTGGGCTAGACAATCTTCTGTAGGAGCCAGGCTTGCCGGCGAAGGCGTACTTGAGATCGCTTTCGCCGGCAAGCCTGGCTCCTACAGGTGCATTGTTATGCCAGACGCCGGGCTTCCCGGGCTTTCTGGGTCTTCTGTTCCTCACCCTGGCACGCAGCCGCGGTGAACAGCACGTCGGTGGAGGAATTCAGCGCGGTTTCCGCCGAGTCCTGCAACACACCGATGATGAAGCCGACCGCCACCACTTGCATGGCGATTTCGCTGGGGATGCCGAACAGGCTGCACGCCAGCGGAATCAGCAACAACGAACCGCCGGCCACGCCCGAAGCGCCACAGGCACAGATCGCCGCGACAATGCTGAGCAGAATGGCCGTCGGAATATCCACGGCGATGCCCAGGGTGTGCACGGCGGCCAGGGTCAGCACGGTGATGGTGATCGCCGCGCCGGCCATGTTGATGGTGGCGCCGAGCGGGATCGATACTGAATAGGTGTCTTCGTGCAGGCCCAGACGCTTGCTCAACTCCAGATTGACCGGAATGTTCGCCGCCGAACTGCGGGTGAAGAAGGCGGTGATGCCGCTCTCGCGCAGGCAGGTGAGTACCAGCGGATACGGGTTGCGACGCAGCTTCCAGAACACGATAGCCGGGTTCATCACCAGCGCCACGAACAGCATGCAGCCCAGCAGCACCGCCAGCAGGTGCATATAACCGATCAACGCGCCGAAACCGGAGGTGGCGAGGGTCGAAGCCACCAGGCCGAAGATCCCCAGCGGCGCAAAACGAATCACCAGGCGCACAATCACGGTCACGCCATTGGACAGGTCGCCCAGCACTTCGCGCGTCGTCTCGCCAGCATGGCGGATCGCAATGCCCATGCCGATCGCCCACGCCAGAATGCCGATGAAGTTGGCGTTCATCAGTGCGCTGACCGGGTTATCGACCACGCTGAGCAGCAGGCTTTGCAGCACTTCGCTGATGCCGCCCGGTGCGGTCACCGCAACATCCTGGGTAGCCAGCACCAGACTCGACGGAAACAGCGAGCTGGCAATCACCGCCACCGCGGCCGCCGCGAAGGTGCCCAGCAGGTACAGAAACAGAATCGGCCGGATATGGGTTTCCTGGCCGTGCTTGTGGTTGGCAATCGACGCCATGACCAGCACGAACACCAGAATCGGCGCGACAGCCTTGAGCGCCGAGACGAACACTTTGCCAATGAAAGCGGTGGACTTGGCCAGCTCAGGCGCGAACAACGCCAAGGCAATCCCGGCGATCAGGCCGATGATGATTTGCGTGACCAGGCTGCTGCGTTGCAGTCGTTGCAAGAGAGAAGGGGATGAAGCGGTCATAACGGCATCTCTGATTTTATTAGGGTGCAGGGTTCTGCTCATGCAGCAAAAAGCCGGGCAGGCCACATGGCGGGAACCGAAGGGGTCGCCGCATCAATGCCAATGAATGGCCGATGAGCAAAGTGTAAGTACCGCAGGCCGCGGACTTTATCACAGCGTAGCCGCGATCCTTCAGACCTGTGACGATCTGCCACCCGATTGTTCAACGAGATTTGCAGGTTCGTGCAACTTCGCCCGGAAACACTCTGTTAAGCTTCGCCATCCTCATTTTCATGTTCTGCCAGTGGGCCTCTGGGTTGTCGCTGGTGTCGTCGTTTTCCTGGAGTTCTGCATGCTGTTGCCCATTCTTCTGTTGTCCGCCGCCGGTTTCACGGTGCTGACCACGGAATTCATCATCGTCGGCCTGTTACCGGCAATCGCCCGTGATCTGGACGTCAGCATTCCTCAAGCGGGTTTGCTGGTGACCCTGTT belongs to Pseudomonas sp. B21-015 and includes:
- a CDS encoding shikimate 5-dehydrogenase; the protein is MQMNPNRDTQLCMSLSGRPGNFGLRFHNHLYEQLGLNFYYKAFSSQDLTGAVSGIRALGIRGCGVSMPFKEACIALVDELDASAEAIQSINTIVNTHGHLKAYNTDYIAIAQLLETHQVPKDSTFALRGSGGMAKAVASALRDGGYKNGLIVARNERAGRALAESLGYSWQAELGGQRPQMLINVTPIGMTGGPEADQLAFDPEAIAAAEIVFDVVAIPSETPLIVRARAEGKRVITGLEVIAIQALEQFVLYTGVRPTDEQFQKAVAFARS
- a CDS encoding AI-2E family transporter — its product is MNETTLQDKSLMVLLALVTVAFLWILLPFYGAVFWAVILGIVFAPMQRRLQLKFGWQRNLTALCTLSICLVIAILPVTIVSAFLVQEGTAIYKNIESGELDIAGHVVQFKHSLPPYFQHLLDRFGMGELSGLREKIIKSAMQGGQFFATQAYSFGQGTFEFVVSFFIMLYLLFFFLRDGAELARKIRAAIPLEDNQKRRLQLKFNHVVRATIKGNLLVAITQGALGGLIFWFLDIPSVLLWAVLMAFLSLLPAVGAGIVWAPVAAYFLLTGAIWQGTVLALFGVFVIGLVDNVLRPILVGKDTKMPDYLILISTLGGLAIFGLNGFVIGPLIAALFMSSWAIFIETKPHVQLP
- a CDS encoding DUF1993 family protein, which codes for MTISLYAASVPVFQQMLNALSNNLSKAEAHATAKNIDPNAFLQARLYPDMFPLVRQVQIAVDFAKGVSARLAEVELPKYDDTETTFAELQALIAKVLAFIGEIKPEQIDGKEGIEIVTRPGTPKEKRFTGQAYLLSYGLPQFFFHVTTAYALLRHNGVEVGKRDYMGAF
- the sstT gene encoding serine/threonine transporter SstT, which produces MTASSPSLLQRLQRSSLVTQIIIGLIAGIALALFAPELAKSTAFIGKVFVSALKAVAPILVFVLVMASIANHKHGQETHIRPILFLYLLGTFAAAAVAVIASSLFPSSLVLATQDVAVTAPGGISEVLQSLLLSVVDNPVSALMNANFIGILAWAIGMGIAIRHAGETTREVLGDLSNGVTVIVRLVIRFAPLGIFGLVASTLATSGFGALIGYMHLLAVLLGCMLFVALVMNPAIVFWKLRRNPYPLVLTCLRESGITAFFTRSSAANIPVNLELSKRLGLHEDTYSVSIPLGATINMAGAAITITVLTLAAVHTLGIAVDIPTAILLSIVAAICACGASGVAGGSLLLIPLACSLFGIPSEIAMQVVAVGFIIGVLQDSAETALNSSTDVLFTAAACQGEEQKTQKAREARRLA
- a CDS encoding YceH family protein gives rise to the protein MSTEQETTFDEPRLNSTEIRILGSLIEKQATSAETYPLTLNALMIACNQKTSREPVMNLSQGQVGQSLRALEGRGFTRLVMGSRADRWEHRVDKALELVPAQVILTGLLFLRGPQTVNELLTRSGRMHDFEDAEQVVHQLERLIARGLALLIPRQAGQREDRYMHALGDPADIEAILAARQNPVERGASGGVSVERIEELEARIAALEERLARLE